One region of Streptomyces leeuwenhoekii genomic DNA includes:
- a CDS encoding RidA family protein yields the protein MTTIDVFHYGVPAEKDFGYAQAIKSGDLVHVSGQLSFDEAGEFVHAGDFAAQLTRTYANMDRILDHYGATRNQIVSQTLYLVNLRQNAAATAEGNLGYFGDHRPASTVLGVTELTLPGQLVEISFVIDTKLPA from the coding sequence GTGACCACCATCGATGTCTTCCACTACGGCGTGCCGGCCGAGAAGGACTTCGGCTACGCACAGGCGATCAAGTCCGGCGATCTGGTCCACGTCTCCGGACAGCTCTCGTTCGACGAGGCGGGCGAGTTCGTCCACGCGGGCGACTTCGCCGCCCAGCTCACGCGGACCTACGCCAACATGGACAGGATCCTGGACCACTACGGCGCCACCCGGAACCAGATCGTCTCGCAGACCCTGTACCTGGTGAACCTGCGGCAGAACGCCGCTGCGACGGCGGAGGGCAACCTGGGCTACTTCGGCGACCACCGGCCGGCCAGCACGGTCCTGGGCGTCACCGAACTGACCCTGCCCGGCCAGCTCGTCGAGATCAGCTTCGTCATCGACACGAAACTGCCCGCCTGA
- a CDS encoding response regulator transcription factor yields the protein MTTTSPQGRTELLRPDGSPVRVLVVDDELSITELLSMALRYEGWQIRTAGDGHGAIRTAREFRPDAVVLDMMLPDMDGLAVLGRLRRELPDVPVLFLTAKDAVEDRIAGLTAGGDDYVTKPFSLEEVVARLRGLIRRSGAADRRADSVLVVGDLTLDEDSHEVTRGGDSIHLTATEFELLRFLMRNPRRVLSKAQILDRVWSYDFGGQANVVELYISYLRRKIDAGREPMIHTRRGAGYLIKPAVS from the coding sequence ATGACCACGACCTCGCCCCAGGGGCGCACCGAACTGCTGAGGCCGGACGGGAGCCCCGTCCGGGTGCTGGTGGTGGACGACGAGCTGTCGATCACCGAGCTGCTGTCCATGGCCCTGCGTTACGAGGGCTGGCAGATCCGCACGGCCGGGGACGGGCACGGCGCGATCCGGACGGCGCGGGAGTTCCGGCCCGACGCGGTCGTGCTGGACATGATGCTGCCCGACATGGACGGGCTCGCCGTCCTCGGGCGGCTGCGCCGAGAGCTGCCGGACGTGCCGGTGCTCTTCCTGACCGCCAAGGACGCCGTCGAGGACCGGATCGCCGGGCTGACGGCCGGCGGGGACGACTACGTCACCAAGCCGTTCAGCCTGGAGGAGGTCGTCGCCCGGCTGCGCGGGCTCATCCGCCGCTCCGGTGCCGCCGACCGCCGTGCCGACTCGGTGCTGGTGGTCGGCGACCTCACCCTCGACGAGGACAGCCACGAGGTCACCCGGGGCGGGGACAGCATCCACCTCACCGCCACCGAGTTCGAGCTGCTGCGCTTCCTGATGCGCAATCCGCGCCGGGTGCTCAGCAAGGCGCAGATCCTGGACCGGGTCTGGTCCTACGACTTCGGCGGACAGGCCAACGTGGTCGAGCTGTACATCTCCTACCTGCGGCGGAAGATCGACGCCGGGCGGGAGCCGATGATCCACACCCGGCGCGGCGCCGGTTACCTGATCAAGCCCGCGGTCTCGTGA
- a CDS encoding MFS transporter, whose translation MTTPPQEHAREEPGRAPRTQPQGHPQRWLILGVICLAQLTVVIDNTVLNVAIPSLTREMDAATSDIQWMINAYSLVQSGLLLTAGNAADRYGRKKMLFAGLALFGLGSLVAGLASSTGQLIAARAGMGIGGALLLTTTLAVAMQIFTPEEQPRAIGVWAAVNSLGFAAGPLLGGLMLNHFWWGAIFLINLPVAALGLVAVVTLVPESKNPQGDRPDLLGALLSTIGMASLVFAIISGPGHGWASQRVLASAAVAVAALGAFAYWESRIPYPMLDLHFFRNRRFTGAVAGAVLITFGMTGAMYLLTQHLQFVLGYDALEAGLRTSPLALTFVALNFTGLTAKWTARMGLPVSIALGMTLTAAGLAAIALLASGGYAGTLLGLLLIGVGCAIASPAMAHAIMSSIPREKAGVGAGINGTLAEFGNGLGVAVLGAVLNARFAALVSVTASSLPAALASAGSAAERERITDAFSAGLESSQLVGAVAVLLGGLVAAVLLRRAERAEAS comes from the coding sequence ATGACGACGCCTCCCCAGGAACACGCCCGGGAAGAGCCCGGTCGGGCGCCGCGGACCCAGCCGCAGGGCCACCCTCAGCGCTGGCTGATCCTCGGTGTCATCTGCCTCGCGCAGCTCACCGTGGTGATCGACAACACCGTCCTCAACGTCGCCATCCCCTCGCTCACCCGCGAGATGGACGCGGCGACCTCCGACATCCAGTGGATGATCAACGCCTACTCACTGGTCCAGTCCGGCCTGCTGCTCACCGCGGGCAACGCGGCCGACCGCTACGGCCGCAAGAAGATGCTGTTCGCGGGCCTGGCCCTGTTCGGCCTCGGTTCGCTGGTGGCCGGGCTCGCCTCGTCCACGGGCCAGCTCATCGCGGCCCGGGCCGGCATGGGCATCGGCGGCGCGCTGCTGCTGACCACCACCCTCGCCGTGGCGATGCAGATCTTCACGCCCGAGGAGCAGCCCAGGGCGATCGGCGTCTGGGCCGCCGTCAACTCCCTGGGCTTCGCCGCGGGCCCGCTGCTCGGCGGCCTCATGCTGAACCACTTCTGGTGGGGCGCGATCTTCCTGATCAACCTGCCGGTCGCGGCGCTGGGCCTGGTCGCCGTGGTGACCCTGGTCCCGGAGTCCAAGAACCCCCAGGGCGACCGTCCCGACCTGCTCGGCGCCCTGCTCTCCACGATCGGCATGGCCTCCCTGGTCTTCGCGATCATCTCCGGCCCCGGCCACGGCTGGGCGTCACAGCGGGTCCTGGCCTCGGCGGCCGTGGCGGTCGCGGCCCTCGGTGCCTTCGCGTACTGGGAGAGCCGCATCCCGTATCCGATGCTGGACCTGCACTTCTTCCGCAACCGCCGGTTCACGGGCGCGGTCGCCGGCGCGGTGCTCATCACGTTCGGCATGACCGGCGCCATGTATCTGCTGACCCAGCACCTCCAGTTCGTCCTCGGGTACGACGCGCTGGAGGCCGGTCTGCGGACCTCGCCGCTGGCGCTCACCTTCGTCGCGCTGAACTTCACCGGGCTCACGGCGAAGTGGACGGCGAGGATGGGCCTGCCCGTCTCCATCGCGCTGGGCATGACGCTGACGGCGGCCGGCCTGGCGGCGATCGCGCTGCTGGCCTCCGGTGGTTACGCCGGGACGCTGCTGGGGCTGCTGCTGATCGGTGTGGGGTGCGCGATCGCGAGCCCCGCCATGGCCCACGCGATCATGAGCTCCATCCCCCGGGAGAAGGCGGGCGTCGGCGCCGGGATCAACGGCACGCTCGCCGAGTTCGGCAACGGGCTGGGTGTGGCGGTGCTGGGCGCGGTCCTCAACGCGCGATTCGCGGCGCTGGTCTCGGTGACGGCGAGCTCGCTGCCCGCGGCGCTGGCGTCGGCCGGATCGGCCGCGGAGCGGGAGCGGATCACCGACGCCTTCTCCGCCGGACTGGAGAGCAGCCAGCTGGTGGGCGCGGTGGCCGTGCTGCTCGGCGGCCTGGTAGCGGCGGTGCTGCTGCGCCGGGCCGAGCGGGCGGAGGCCTCCTAG
- a CDS encoding HAMP domain-containing sensor histidine kinase, whose translation MTDRRRPGPRRRAGTPRTLRTRLVVAAVVLIAVVCAVIGTVTTLALRSHLYDQLGGQLEEVAGRASGNFGPPGGMEGGATPPGQQGKRIVLTEFVTKGPQPGGTVAARIEDGTVTEATVGKQSTDYQFGAEALTEAQTEALAAVARDGRPHTVDLPGLGGYLARYAQGVNGAFYVAVPTTQVDSTLNTLVLIEVSVTVAGLVAASLAGTVIVGLATRPLRRVADTATRVAELPLHAGEVNLDERVPESECDPHTEVGRVGAALNRMLDHVHGALHARQQSEMRVRQFVADASHELRTPLASIRGYAELTRRGREQVGPDTRHALGRIESEAGRMTLLVEDLLLLARLDAGRPLRFEQTDLVPLVVDTVSDARAAGPDHTWRLDLPDEPALARADPARLQQVLVNLLANARTHTPPGTTVTARVRHHGGWLCADVEDDGPGIPPGLLPHVFERFARGDSARSRATGSTGLGLAIVQAVTAAHGGAVTVDSVPGRTVFTVYLPAPGPRPVGSQAHHSLTTRVGQGG comes from the coding sequence GTGACGGACCGGCGGCGGCCCGGGCCGCGACGGCGCGCGGGGACGCCGCGCACCCTGCGGACCCGGCTGGTCGTCGCGGCGGTGGTGCTGATCGCCGTGGTCTGCGCGGTGATCGGCACCGTGACCACGCTGGCGCTGCGGTCCCATCTCTACGACCAACTGGGCGGGCAGCTCGAGGAGGTCGCCGGGCGGGCCTCCGGGAACTTCGGCCCGCCCGGCGGCATGGAGGGCGGTGCCACGCCGCCCGGCCAGCAGGGCAAGCGGATCGTCCTGACCGAGTTCGTCACCAAGGGCCCGCAGCCCGGCGGCACCGTCGCGGCCCGGATCGAGGACGGCACCGTCACCGAGGCCACGGTCGGAAAGCAGTCGACGGACTACCAGTTCGGCGCCGAGGCGCTGACCGAGGCGCAGACCGAGGCGCTGGCGGCCGTCGCCCGGGACGGGCGGCCGCACACCGTGGACCTGCCGGGGCTGGGCGGCTACCTCGCCCGGTACGCGCAGGGTGTCAACGGCGCGTTCTACGTGGCCGTCCCGACCACCCAGGTCGACAGCACCCTGAACACCCTCGTCCTCATCGAGGTCAGCGTCACCGTCGCCGGTCTGGTCGCCGCGTCCCTCGCCGGGACCGTCATCGTCGGACTCGCCACCCGCCCGCTGCGCCGCGTCGCCGACACCGCCACCCGCGTCGCCGAACTCCCCCTCCACGCGGGCGAGGTGAACCTCGACGAGCGGGTCCCCGAGTCCGAGTGCGACCCGCACACCGAGGTCGGCCGGGTCGGTGCCGCGCTCAACCGGATGCTGGACCATGTGCACGGCGCGCTGCACGCCCGCCAGCAGAGCGAGATGCGGGTACGGCAGTTCGTCGCGGACGCCAGCCACGAACTGCGCACCCCGCTGGCCTCCATCCGCGGCTACGCCGAGCTGACCCGGCGCGGCCGGGAACAGGTCGGCCCCGACACCCGGCACGCCCTCGGCCGGATCGAGTCCGAGGCCGGGCGGATGACCCTCCTCGTCGAGGACCTGCTGCTCCTCGCCCGCCTGGACGCCGGGCGGCCGCTGCGGTTCGAGCAGACCGACCTCGTACCGCTCGTGGTGGACACGGTCAGCGACGCCCGCGCGGCCGGGCCGGACCACACCTGGCGGCTGGACCTGCCCGACGAGCCGGCGCTCGCTCGCGCCGACCCGGCCCGGCTCCAGCAGGTTCTGGTCAATCTGCTCGCCAACGCCCGCACCCACACCCCGCCGGGGACGACCGTCACCGCCCGCGTGCGGCACCACGGCGGGTGGCTGTGCGCGGACGTCGAGGACGACGGCCCGGGCATCCCGCCCGGCCTGCTCCCGCACGTCTTCGAGCGGTTCGCGCGCGGCGACTCGGCGCGCAGCCGCGCCACCGGCTCGACCGGTCTGGGCCTGGCCATCGTGCAGGCGGTGACGGCCGCGCACGGCGGCGCCGTGACCGTGGACAGCGTGCCCGGGCGGACGGTGTTCACCGTGTACCTGCCGGCCCCGGGACCGCGGCCCGTCGGCTCACAGGCGCACCACAGCCTCACCACACGGGTGGGACAGGGCGGGTGA
- a CDS encoding DUF2797 domain-containing protein yields the protein MAQAWRCSGLRWSSRGPELAWVGGRRSALTWGKRVAFGVAEGGVRTCVGARGHACPLRAAVAGRSTGARCDQCARLDRAHSVAADTLADDPRPYHVYLAWFGPGRAKVGITALERGSARLLEQGAICFGWLGRGPLMAARRAEELLRAALGVPDRIPYAEKRAVRSALPDTAAERAAELAELHARAVALGGWPEALTPEPFRPVDHVGVFGLAGVPDAIGEVTELVPGGTVSGELVAAAGPDLHLATRRGVVVLDTRLLAGWHLVPAEGEGTAVPVRAYRAAPGTQDGLF from the coding sequence ATGGCACAGGCATGGAGGTGCTCGGGGCTGCGGTGGTCGTCGCGCGGCCCTGAGCTGGCATGGGTCGGTGGGCGTCGCAGCGCGCTGACCTGGGGCAAGCGGGTGGCCTTCGGGGTCGCGGAAGGGGGCGTGCGGACGTGTGTGGGAGCGCGGGGGCACGCGTGTCCGCTGCGGGCGGCCGTGGCGGGGCGGAGCACGGGAGCGCGGTGCGATCAGTGCGCGCGGCTGGACCGGGCGCACTCGGTGGCCGCCGACACGCTCGCGGACGATCCGCGGCCGTATCACGTATATCTGGCGTGGTTCGGGCCCGGTAGGGCGAAGGTCGGGATCACCGCCCTGGAGCGGGGGTCCGCCCGGCTGCTGGAGCAGGGCGCGATCTGCTTCGGCTGGCTGGGCCGGGGACCCCTGATGGCGGCGCGGCGCGCCGAGGAACTGCTGCGGGCCGCGCTCGGGGTGCCGGACCGCATCCCGTACGCGGAGAAGCGGGCGGTGCGGTCCGCGCTGCCGGACACGGCGGCGGAGCGCGCGGCCGAGCTGGCGGAGCTGCACGCGCGGGCGGTGGCGCTCGGCGGCTGGCCGGAGGCGCTCACGCCGGAGCCGTTCCGTCCCGTCGACCATGTCGGCGTCTTCGGGCTGGCGGGCGTGCCGGACGCGATCGGCGAGGTGACCGAGCTGGTGCCGGGCGGCACGGTCAGCGGGGAGCTGGTGGCGGCGGCCGGGCCCGATCTGCACCTGGCGACACGGCGCGGGGTCGTCGTCCTCGACACCCGGCTGCTCGCCGGATGGCATCTGGTGCCCGCCGAGGGGGAGGGGACCGCGGTCCCGGTGCGGGCGTACCGGGCGGCACCGGGGACGCAGGACGGGCTGTTCTGA
- a CDS encoding winged helix-turn-helix transcriptional regulator yields MVTKRLLKGLPEDADLRRADSLAREIFSDVANKWALLIIEALGERTLRFSELRGEVEGISHKMLTQNLRMLERNGLVDRKVHPTVPPRVEYTLTEPGRALRTAVDALCGWTHQHLAHIERARGRFDA; encoded by the coding sequence ATGGTGACCAAGCGACTGCTCAAGGGCCTGCCCGAGGACGCCGACCTGCGGCGCGCGGACTCCCTGGCGCGGGAGATCTTCTCGGACGTCGCCAACAAGTGGGCGCTCCTCATCATCGAGGCGCTCGGCGAGCGCACCCTGCGCTTCAGCGAGCTGCGGGGCGAGGTCGAGGGCATCAGCCACAAGATGCTCACCCAGAACCTGCGCATGCTGGAGCGCAACGGCCTGGTCGACCGGAAGGTGCACCCCACCGTGCCGCCGCGGGTCGAGTACACCCTCACCGAGCCGGGCCGTGCCCTGCGCACCGCGGTCGACGCCCTGTGCGGCTGGACCCACCAGCACCTCGCTCACATCGAGAGGGCACGCGGACGTTTCGACGCCTGA
- a CDS encoding bifunctional glycosyltransferase family 2/GtrA family protein, with protein MRTDSSPGTLPAREHLPAAAAGTPVLDVVIPVYNEEKDLGPCVRRLHEHLVRTFPYGFRITIADNASTDTTPRVAARLAEQIAQVRSVRLEQKGRGRALRAVWSASDAPVLAYMDVDLSTDLNALLPLVAPLISGHSDLAIGSRLSRSSRVVRGAKREFISRTYNLILRGSLQARFSDAQCGFKAIRRDVAQVLLPLVEDTGWFFDTEMLVLAERAGLRIHEVPVDWVDDPDSTVHIVKTATEDLKGVWRVGKALATGALPLDRLARPFGDDPRDRNIGDVPRGLARQLVGFCVVGVLSTLFYLLLYSGFRLVTGSQAANALALLVSAVANTAANRRLTFGVRGRGGAVRHQAQGLVVFAIGLVLTSGSLAALNAASADPAHSTELAVLIAANLAATVLRFLLFRAWVFPDAPPAPYEPHRFPTDPRDAR; from the coding sequence ATGCGAACCGACTCTTCTCCCGGCACCCTGCCGGCGCGGGAGCACCTCCCGGCCGCCGCAGCCGGTACGCCCGTCCTGGACGTAGTCATCCCCGTCTACAACGAGGAGAAGGACCTCGGGCCGTGCGTCCGCAGGCTGCACGAGCACCTCGTGCGCACCTTCCCGTACGGGTTCCGCATCACCATCGCCGACAACGCCTCCACGGACACCACGCCGCGGGTGGCGGCGCGATTGGCGGAGCAGATCGCGCAGGTGCGGTCCGTGCGGCTGGAGCAGAAGGGCCGGGGCCGGGCGCTGCGCGCCGTCTGGTCGGCCTCCGACGCCCCGGTCCTCGCCTACATGGACGTCGACCTGTCCACCGACCTCAACGCCCTGCTGCCGCTGGTCGCCCCGCTGATCTCCGGCCACTCCGACCTCGCCATCGGCTCCCGGCTCTCCCGCAGCTCCCGGGTGGTGCGCGGCGCCAAGCGGGAGTTCATCTCCCGCACCTACAACCTCATCCTGCGCGGCTCCCTCCAGGCCCGTTTCTCCGACGCCCAGTGCGGCTTCAAGGCGATACGCCGGGACGTGGCGCAGGTGCTGCTGCCGCTGGTGGAGGACACCGGCTGGTTCTTCGACACGGAGATGCTGGTGCTCGCCGAGCGGGCCGGGCTCAGGATCCACGAGGTGCCGGTCGACTGGGTCGACGACCCCGACTCCACCGTGCACATCGTGAAGACGGCCACCGAGGACCTCAAGGGGGTGTGGCGGGTCGGCAAGGCCCTGGCCACCGGCGCGCTGCCGCTGGACCGGCTCGCCCGGCCCTTCGGCGACGACCCGCGCGACCGGAACATCGGGGACGTACCGCGGGGCCTGGCCCGGCAGCTCGTCGGTTTCTGCGTCGTCGGCGTCCTGTCCACCCTCTTCTACCTGCTGCTCTACAGCGGCTTCCGCCTCGTCACCGGCTCGCAGGCGGCCAACGCGCTGGCCCTGCTGGTCTCCGCGGTCGCCAACACCGCCGCCAACCGGCGGCTCACCTTCGGGGTGCGCGGCCGGGGCGGTGCCGTGCGGCACCAGGCGCAGGGGCTGGTGGTCTTCGCCATCGGCCTGGTCCTGACCAGCGGTTCGCTCGCCGCGCTGAACGCCGCGTCGGCCGACCCCGCGCACTCCACCGAGCTGGCGGTGCTCATCGCGGCCAACCTCGCCGCCACCGTGCTGCGCTTCCTGCTCTTCAGGGCGTGGGTGTTCCCGGACGCGCCGCCGGCCCCGTACGAGCCGCACCGCTTCCCCACCGACCCCAGGGACGCCCGATGA
- a CDS encoding HGxxPAAW family protein → MSVHPYDDGHTVAGWTGCGIASAGAAVTGLGVCRASAVWVAAGLGIAVVALLVTWILHLAGWGKGPGRRPKEEWSWRVRDLGARDGHAGCLGCRLAGRGGRRAGRGGRRATAEAGDGARTARVVRPAGAVDGDGVHPAGEVPERGGSAVPAGRAKSAADSGS, encoded by the coding sequence GTGAGCGTACATCCGTACGACGACGGGCACACGGTGGCGGGGTGGACCGGCTGCGGGATCGCCAGTGCCGGTGCCGCGGTGACGGGGCTGGGAGTGTGCCGGGCGTCGGCCGTGTGGGTCGCGGCCGGGCTCGGGATCGCCGTGGTGGCCCTCCTCGTCACCTGGATCCTGCACCTCGCGGGCTGGGGCAAGGGCCCGGGGCGGCGGCCGAAGGAGGAGTGGTCCTGGCGGGTACGGGACCTGGGCGCGCGGGACGGGCATGCCGGGTGCCTCGGATGCCGCCTGGCGGGACGCGGCGGCCGGCGGGCGGGACGCGGCGGCCGGCGGGCGACGGCCGAGGCGGGGGACGGCGCGCGTACGGCCAGAGTGGTGCGTCCGGCCGGGGCGGTGGACGGGGACGGTGTGCACCCGGCCGGGGAGGTTCCGGAGCGGGGCGGGAGCGCCGTGCCCGCGGGGCGGGCGAAGTCCGCCGCCGACTCCGGGAGCTGA
- a CDS encoding MerR family transcriptional regulator, translating into MDDDSDALMNIGTFARRVGLAPSALRFYDDCGVLPPVRVDGVTGYRYYAPGQEARAVLVRRMREAGMPLTDVCQVLDGSGERARAVLEAHVRRVRETAEAARSAVEEILRDLLDLEGAGGPVGGGRGARARIGGAELAGAVRQVAPAAADPAVCEEFPVLGCVLVELDGQEVRLVATDRYRLAVRALRPSSSAGEPRRILVRVPDLREAAAWALRRAEAVVEIGPGGARLRDGDAPDESWELPAVPGTFPDYRQVLDALPAVRHRIVTDRAALGAALAEVEAEAGGPVTVRAGRDRLALVPRGSGARELAAVCTGAPVPRVAFDPGVLLPAVEAGVGPDVLLEFASPDLPVLVRSADQGSFSTLVMPVRADPADG; encoded by the coding sequence ATGGACGACGACAGCGATGCGCTGATGAACATCGGTACCTTCGCGCGCCGTGTGGGGCTGGCGCCGAGTGCTCTGCGGTTCTACGACGACTGCGGGGTGCTCCCCCCGGTGCGGGTGGACGGGGTCACCGGGTACCGCTACTACGCGCCCGGCCAGGAAGCGCGGGCGGTGCTGGTGCGGCGGATGCGTGAGGCCGGGATGCCGCTGACCGATGTCTGCCAGGTGCTCGACGGGAGCGGTGAGCGGGCCCGCGCGGTCCTGGAGGCGCACGTCCGGCGGGTGCGGGAGACGGCCGAGGCGGCCCGCTCGGCGGTCGAGGAGATCCTGCGCGACCTGCTCGACCTGGAAGGGGCGGGCGGGCCGGTGGGCGGTGGGCGCGGAGCCCGGGCCCGGATCGGCGGCGCGGAACTGGCCGGGGCGGTGCGCCAGGTCGCGCCGGCGGCCGCGGACCCCGCGGTGTGCGAGGAGTTCCCCGTACTGGGCTGTGTGCTGGTCGAGCTCGACGGGCAGGAGGTGCGCCTGGTCGCCACGGACCGCTACCGCCTGGCCGTCCGCGCGCTGCGGCCCTCGTCCTCGGCGGGCGAGCCGCGCCGGATCCTGGTCCGTGTCCCTGATCTGCGGGAGGCCGCGGCCTGGGCGCTGCGGCGGGCGGAGGCCGTCGTGGAGATCGGCCCGGGAGGGGCCCGGCTCCGTGACGGGGACGCGCCGGACGAGTCGTGGGAGCTGCCGGCGGTCCCCGGGACCTTCCCCGACTACCGGCAGGTCCTCGACGCCCTGCCGGCCGTCCGGCACCGGATCGTCACGGACCGCGCGGCGCTCGGCGCGGCCCTCGCCGAGGTTGAGGCCGAGGCCGGCGGACCGGTCACCGTGCGCGCCGGGCGGGACCGGCTCGCCCTGGTGCCGCGGGGTTCGGGGGCCCGGGAGCTCGCGGCGGTGTGCACGGGCGCGCCCGTGCCGCGGGTCGCCTTCGATCCGGGGGTCCTCCTCCCGGCGGTGGAGGCCGGTGTGGGGCCCGACGTGCTGCTGGAGTTCGCGTCGCCTGACCTGCCCGTCCTCGTGCGCTCCGCCGACCAGGGCAGCTTCAGCACCCTCGTGATGCCGGTCCGCGCCGACCCGGCGGACGGGTGA
- a CDS encoding ArnT family glycosyltransferase, translated as MTTPDTPALLPGLAPADPPAPPPAPAAGRASLPRRLWRGRPEDPRWVRPAFLGLLLATGLLYLYGLSASGYANSFYSAAAQAGSRSWKAFFFGSLDAANAITVDKPPAALWPMALSVRLFGLNSWALLVPQVLMGVGTVAVVYAAVRRRSGPGAGLLAGVVLALTPVAALMFRFNNPDALLALLMSVACYLVVRALEDGRTKWLVWAGTAIGLAFLTKTLQAFLVLPALALAYGVCAPVRPRRRLVQLASATAALVVSGGWWVAIVELWPAASRPYIGGSQTNSFLELTFGYNGLGRLNGEETGSVGGGGGAGGGQWGETGWDRMFNAEVGGQIAWLLPAALILLAAGLVLTRRLPRTDPARGAFLVWGGSLLTTMAVFSYMAGIFHQYYTVALAPYLAAVVGMGAAALWERRASAGASLTLAAALTATAAWGYVLLLRTPDYLPWLRWLVLVGGLAAALGLVFAGRLGRRTALAVAAAALVAALAAPAAYTVSTVREGHSGSIVTAGPAGASMRGGGPGGARGGGFPGGGMPGQGQGQGQGGGDGQGRNQPGGGLPGGGLPGGGPAGGGLPGGTLPGGGTAGEGGRTGGGAGGMGGLLDGAQVGSEARELLETGADRYTWAAAAVGSQNAASYQLATGEPVMAIGGFNGTDPSPTLAQFRQYVADGRIHYFIGGGTGGRMGGDSGSSAQIASWVEARFEKVTVGSATFYDLTCPTSTG; from the coding sequence ATGACCACACCCGACACCCCGGCGCTCCTGCCGGGGCTCGCCCCCGCCGACCCCCCGGCCCCGCCACCCGCGCCCGCGGCGGGACGGGCGTCCCTGCCCCGGCGGTTGTGGCGCGGGCGCCCCGAGGACCCCCGGTGGGTGCGCCCAGCCTTCCTCGGCCTGCTGCTGGCGACCGGCCTGCTGTACCTGTACGGGCTGAGCGCCTCCGGATACGCCAACTCCTTCTACTCGGCGGCCGCGCAGGCCGGCAGCCGGTCCTGGAAGGCGTTCTTCTTCGGCTCGCTGGACGCGGCCAACGCCATCACCGTCGACAAGCCCCCGGCCGCGCTGTGGCCGATGGCGCTGTCCGTACGGCTGTTCGGGCTGAACTCGTGGGCCCTCCTCGTGCCCCAGGTGCTCATGGGCGTCGGCACGGTCGCGGTGGTGTACGCCGCCGTCCGGCGCCGGTCCGGCCCCGGCGCGGGACTGCTGGCGGGCGTGGTGCTGGCGCTGACGCCGGTGGCGGCGCTGATGTTCCGGTTCAACAACCCGGACGCGCTGCTGGCGCTGCTGATGTCCGTCGCCTGTTACCTCGTCGTACGGGCTCTGGAGGACGGCCGCACCAAGTGGCTGGTGTGGGCCGGGACCGCGATCGGCCTCGCCTTCCTCACCAAGACCCTCCAGGCGTTCCTCGTCCTGCCGGCTCTCGCCCTGGCCTACGGGGTGTGCGCCCCGGTGCGGCCGCGCAGGCGGCTGGTCCAGCTCGCGTCGGCGACGGCCGCGCTGGTCGTCTCCGGCGGCTGGTGGGTCGCGATCGTCGAGCTGTGGCCCGCCGCCTCCCGCCCGTACATCGGCGGCTCGCAGACCAACAGCTTCCTGGAGCTGACCTTCGGCTACAACGGTCTGGGCCGGCTGAACGGCGAGGAGACCGGCAGCGTCGGCGGCGGGGGCGGCGCGGGCGGCGGCCAGTGGGGGGAGACCGGCTGGGACCGGATGTTCAACGCCGAGGTCGGCGGCCAGATCGCCTGGCTGCTGCCAGCGGCGCTGATCCTGCTCGCCGCGGGCCTGGTCCTGACCAGGAGGCTCCCCCGGACCGATCCGGCGCGCGGCGCCTTCCTGGTCTGGGGCGGTTCGCTGCTGACGACCATGGCCGTCTTCAGCTACATGGCGGGCATCTTCCACCAGTACTACACGGTGGCCCTCGCCCCGTACCTGGCGGCCGTCGTCGGCATGGGCGCGGCGGCCCTGTGGGAGCGGCGCGCCTCGGCGGGGGCCTCGCTCACCCTCGCCGCCGCCCTCACCGCCACCGCGGCCTGGGGATACGTCCTGCTGCTGCGGACGCCCGACTACCTGCCCTGGCTGAGGTGGCTGGTTCTGGTCGGCGGTCTGGCCGCCGCCCTGGGCCTGGTCTTCGCGGGGCGGCTGGGACGCCGGACGGCGCTCGCGGTCGCGGCGGCGGCCCTGGTGGCCGCGCTGGCGGCCCCGGCGGCGTACACCGTCAGCACGGTCCGGGAGGGGCACAGCGGCTCCATCGTGACGGCCGGTCCGGCGGGCGCGAGCATGCGCGGCGGCGGCCCGGGCGGAGCCCGAGGCGGCGGATTCCCCGGCGGGGGCATGCCGGGCCAGGGCCAGGGCCAGGGCCAGGGCGGCGGTGACGGGCAGGGGCGGAACCAGCCGGGCGGTGGCCTACCGGGCGGTGGCCTGCCGGGCGGCGGTCCGGCGGGCGGTGGCCTGCCGGGCGGCACACTGCCGGGCGGCGGCACCGCGGGCGAGGGCGGCCGGACGGGCGGCGGCGCCGGCGGCATGGGCGGCCTGCTCGACGGCGCCCAGGTCGGGTCCGAGGCCCGCGAGCTGCTGGAGACCGGCGCCGACCGGTACACCTGGGCCGCGGCGGCGGTCGGCTCGCAGAACGCCGCGAGCTACCAACTGGCCACCGGGGAGCCGGTGATGGCGATCGGCGGCTTCAACGGGACCGACCCCTCGCCGACCCTGGCGCAGTTCCGGCAGTACGTGGCGGACGGCCGGATCCACTACTTCATCGGCGGCGGAACGGGTGGTCGCATGGGCGGCGACTCCGGCAGCTCGGCGCAGATCGCCTCCTGGGTGGAGGCCCGCTTCGAGAAGGTGACGGTCGGCTCGGCCACCTTCTACGACCTCACCTGCCCCACGAGCACCGGCTGA